Proteins encoded within one genomic window of Candidatus Zixiibacteriota bacterium:
- a CDS encoding GAF domain-containing sensor histidine kinase, with amino-acid sequence MDALFDSTERGLFDLPEDWQRGRRIILGELRDRSIWFIKLRWFVPIGIAVGTFISPYLGIDLASPGVLYGVALLVLFYNALFYRWRHRLPVVVTSKQRQAIRSFTRWQVSCDYAAMFLLIHFTGGITSPLIFFFIFHIIFASILLRPRSSYGFAALVILGVSFIALAENQGWMTHHPVVVDGHASTIYEHPVRIFIQLCFFSASVLITAASTTVIMTMLRRRINTLVDLSRMIDSLNRRLSGLFSMVQAIGRERDLDRVLSITTAELAKIGEVMGTSIKLMADDGVSLAVKATHGEVTRVLEGMRIELSRSPVSQRVMNGEPFVVGDIVDSKNFQLADRLRGVGVNSVLFVPLTVEGRNIGILGAYCSKSDRFSEDDVQFYRLAAALAAIAIDNALAYEAIERLGKERSFFMMRVAHNLRAPIAAMTSMLDVVLNEYIGPLNNDQKEQLARMRRRASGMVTMVNELLLLTESEKAVRERAFTLVNLTDLIGRVYRTFMDEAVERKTALKLTIDDDLPAVEGDPDALSQLLENLISNALKYTPVGGSIKVEAYPSNGGSVRIQVSDNGIGIPKDALPNLFNEFYRADNARRHEATGTGLGLAIVQRIVQRHGGQIHVESEEGLGSLFAVTLPRKFQGGMNDQVNSENGGNQEPDDAT; translated from the coding sequence GTGGACGCATTATTCGACAGCACCGAGCGCGGTTTATTTGATCTGCCGGAAGACTGGCAGCGTGGTCGCCGGATTATTCTGGGTGAACTGCGCGATCGGTCAATCTGGTTCATCAAGCTGCGATGGTTCGTGCCGATCGGCATAGCCGTGGGGACTTTTATCTCTCCTTATTTGGGGATTGATTTGGCCTCCCCGGGGGTGCTCTATGGTGTCGCTCTGCTGGTTTTGTTCTACAATGCGCTGTTTTACCGTTGGCGCCATCGCCTGCCGGTTGTGGTTACCTCGAAACAGCGCCAGGCGATCAGATCCTTCACCCGGTGGCAGGTCTCGTGTGACTATGCCGCTATGTTTTTGCTGATACATTTCACCGGGGGAATAACCAGTCCACTTATCTTCTTTTTCATCTTCCACATTATATTCGCCTCTATTCTATTGCGCCCCCGTTCCAGTTATGGTTTCGCGGCTCTGGTTATACTCGGTGTATCTTTTATAGCTCTGGCGGAGAATCAGGGCTGGATGACCCATCATCCGGTGGTTGTCGACGGCCATGCCTCGACTATTTACGAACACCCCGTTCGTATTTTCATTCAGCTCTGTTTCTTCTCTGCTTCGGTTTTGATCACGGCGGCTTCGACAACCGTGATCATGACGATGCTTCGCCGGAGGATCAATACCCTTGTCGACTTATCTCGAATGATCGACAGTCTCAACCGAAGACTCAGCGGTCTTTTTTCCATGGTCCAGGCAATCGGACGCGAACGTGATCTGGATCGCGTTCTTTCGATTACTACTGCCGAGTTGGCCAAAATCGGTGAGGTTATGGGTACGTCGATCAAGTTGATGGCTGACGATGGGGTGAGTTTGGCCGTTAAGGCGACTCATGGAGAGGTTACGCGTGTGCTTGAAGGGATGCGGATCGAACTATCGCGCAGCCCGGTCAGTCAACGCGTTATGAATGGAGAACCGTTTGTCGTCGGCGATATCGTCGACAGCAAAAACTTTCAGTTGGCCGACCGACTTCGTGGAGTCGGGGTAAATTCGGTGTTGTTCGTTCCGTTGACGGTGGAGGGGCGGAATATCGGCATTTTGGGGGCTTACTGTTCGAAGAGTGATCGTTTCTCCGAGGACGACGTGCAATTTTATCGACTGGCGGCGGCTCTGGCGGCTATTGCCATTGACAATGCTCTGGCTTATGAAGCGATTGAACGGCTGGGTAAAGAGCGCTCGTTTTTCATGATGCGAGTGGCGCATAATCTTCGCGCCCCGATTGCAGCCATGACCAGCATGCTCGATGTCGTCCTGAATGAGTATATCGGTCCGCTCAATAACGATCAGAAAGAGCAGCTTGCGCGTATGCGGCGGCGCGCCAGCGGCATGGTAACGATGGTCAATGAACTGCTTCTCCTGACTGAATCGGAGAAAGCCGTTCGCGAACGGGCTTTTACACTGGTAAACCTGACTGATCTCATCGGGAGAGTTTATCGGACGTTTATGGATGAAGCGGTCGAACGCAAGACCGCCCTCAAGTTGACCATCGACGATGATTTGCCTGCTGTTGAAGGTGATCCCGATGCGCTCAGTCAATTGCTGGAAAATCTTATCTCCAACGCTCTCAAATACACTCCCGTGGGCGGCAGTATCAAAGTGGAGGCCTATCCCAGCAACGGCGGATCGGTTCGCATCCAGGTGAGTGATAACGGTATTGGCATCCCGAAAGATGCCTTGCCGAATCTTTTCAACGAATTTTATCGGGCCGACAACGCCCGACGTCATGAGGCTACCGGAACGGGGCTGGGGCTGGCAATAGTTCAGCGAATCGTACAACGACACGGTGGTCAGATTCATGTCGAGAGTGAAGAAGGTCTCGGGTCTTTGTTTGCCGTAACATTGCCCCGCAAATTCCAGGGGGGGATGAACGATCAAGTTAATTCAGAAAATGGGGGTAATCAGGAGCCAGACGATGCTACATAA
- a CDS encoding response regulator transcription factor — protein sequence MDSHPLVLVVDDDRDIRQSLKIILENNGYRVEAAADGKQAMKLLDTITPNIIILDVMMTTDTEGFDLAHDLRARPGCEETPIIMLTSFLDKVRDEGPDQYQHIMGQQWPAKWIFEKPIEPERLLAKLKAILED from the coding sequence ATGGATAGCCACCCATTAGTTCTTGTCGTCGATGACGACCGCGACATTCGCCAGTCGTTGAAGATCATATTGGAAAACAACGGCTATCGTGTGGAAGCGGCGGCCGACGGAAAACAGGCCATGAAATTGTTGGACACGATTACGCCTAATATCATCATCCTCGATGTGATGATGACTACCGACACTGAAGGATTCGACCTGGCCCACGATCTGAGGGCCAGGCCGGGTTGTGAGGAAACGCCGATTATTATGCTTACCAGTTTCCTCGATAAAGTGCGGGATGAAGGCCCGGATCAGTACCAGCATATCATGGGCCAGCAATGGCCGGCCAAATGGATCTTTGAGAAGCCAATCGAACCGGAGCGGCTGTTGGCTAAGCTCAAAGCGATCCTGGAGGATTAA
- a CDS encoding NADH-dependent [FeFe] hydrogenase, group A6 gives MIDKNNMVTLTIDDRVVTVPAGTTILNAARELGIEIPTLCAMEHISHAPGACRVCVVEVDRARSLVASCVYPVAAGMRVRTNTSRVRKARRDIIEFMLSDHPADCNTCVKNGSCLLQKVAARLGVREIRFDREFTPAVRNIDNSSPALVRETDKCINCLRCVTVCAEVQGVHILTPEGRGFDCRIVPAMGAKLADTDCTYCGQCAVVCPTGAIVEKDDTDLVWAALEDPKKHVVVQAAPAIRASLGEELGLPAGSLVTGKMITAFRAMKFDRVFDTNFAADLTIVEEGNELLARIESGGTLPMITSCCPGWIRFAEHTYPDLLGHISTCKSPQQMFGALAKSYYAQVAGIDPSEIFVVSIMPCTAKKFEITRPEMNSSGYRDVDAVLTTRELGRMIRQMGLDFATLESSEYDPPMGEYTGAATIFGATGGVMEAALRTVYAVVTGSNMPKLDVEPVRGLEGIKAATIEVGKLGPVKVAVAHGLANARKVLDQIVAGESEYHFIEIMACPGGCVGGGGQPLPVNVSKLRARSNALYRDDAEVQELRQSHENPSLSEAYRKFLKEPNSEVAHHYLHTSYKPARPMDAEPLEGDKESWIATH, from the coding sequence ATGATAGACAAGAACAATATGGTAACATTGACCATAGACGATCGGGTCGTAACGGTTCCTGCGGGCACAACGATTCTCAACGCTGCTCGTGAACTCGGAATCGAGATTCCGACCCTGTGTGCGATGGAACACATTTCGCACGCTCCCGGCGCCTGTCGTGTCTGTGTGGTTGAGGTGGATCGCGCTCGCTCACTGGTAGCGTCGTGCGTCTACCCGGTAGCCGCCGGCATGCGGGTGCGAACCAATACCAGCAGGGTACGCAAGGCACGTCGTGATATCATCGAGTTCATGCTCTCGGATCACCCGGCCGATTGTAATACCTGCGTCAAGAACGGTTCCTGCCTGCTTCAAAAAGTAGCAGCTCGTCTGGGAGTGAGGGAAATCCGGTTCGACCGGGAATTTACCCCGGCCGTTCGCAATATCGACAATTCCTCACCGGCGCTCGTTCGTGAAACCGACAAGTGCATCAACTGCCTCCGTTGTGTCACGGTCTGCGCCGAGGTTCAGGGTGTTCACATTCTGACACCGGAAGGACGAGGTTTTGACTGTCGCATTGTCCCGGCCATGGGAGCGAAATTGGCCGATACCGACTGCACCTATTGTGGTCAGTGCGCAGTTGTTTGTCCGACCGGAGCTATCGTTGAAAAAGACGATACCGACCTGGTCTGGGCGGCTCTTGAAGATCCGAAAAAACATGTGGTGGTACAGGCGGCGCCGGCTATTCGAGCCTCTCTTGGCGAAGAGCTGGGTCTGCCGGCCGGTTCTCTGGTAACAGGGAAGATGATCACAGCCTTCAGGGCGATGAAGTTCGATCGAGTCTTCGATACCAACTTCGCTGCCGACTTGACTATTGTCGAGGAAGGGAACGAGCTCCTGGCTCGTATTGAGTCCGGTGGCACTCTGCCCATGATCACCTCCTGTTGCCCCGGCTGGATTCGCTTTGCCGAACATACCTATCCTGATTTGCTGGGGCACATCAGTACCTGCAAATCGCCTCAGCAAATGTTCGGCGCACTGGCGAAATCATATTATGCCCAGGTAGCCGGCATCGATCCGAGCGAGATATTCGTAGTCTCGATCATGCCTTGCACGGCCAAGAAGTTCGAGATAACGCGGCCCGAAATGAACTCCTCCGGATACCGCGACGTCGACGCCGTTCTGACCACCCGTGAGCTGGGACGCATGATTCGTCAGATGGGTCTGGACTTCGCAACCCTCGAATCATCCGAGTATGATCCGCCCATGGGAGAATACACCGGCGCCGCGACCATTTTCGGAGCTACCGGCGGTGTTATGGAAGCGGCTTTGCGAACTGTCTATGCCGTCGTAACCGGCAGCAACATGCCCAAGTTGGATGTGGAACCGGTGCGTGGTCTGGAAGGTATCAAGGCAGCTACGATTGAAGTCGGTAAGCTCGGTCCGGTGAAGGTGGCTGTGGCTCACGGTCTTGCCAATGCCCGCAAAGTTCTTGACCAAATCGTTGCGGGTGAGTCCGAATATCATTTCATTGAGATAATGGCTTGTCCCGGCGGTTGTGTGGGCGGCGGCGGTCAGCCTCTGCCTGTCAATGTCAGCAAGCTCCGGGCACGCTCTAATGCTTTGTATCGAGATGATGCCGAGGTTCAGGAATTGCGTCAGTCGCATGAGAACCCGTCACTCTCGGAAGCTTATAGGAAGTTCCTGAAGGAGCCAAATAGCGAGGTTGCACATCATTATCTGCATACCAGCTATAAACCGGCCAGGCCGATGGACGCTGAGCCACTTGAAGGAGACAAAGAGTCATGGATAGCCACCCATTAG
- a CDS encoding NADH-ubiquinone oxidoreductase-F iron-sulfur binding region domain-containing protein, translating into MSTTPMPSRVTPSIRNLADLDAIKQRVDDARKKCEFHVAVCAGTACRAAGAETLKSLFEDEIKRQGLKANIVVDDCGCMGFCAVGPVAIINPGEIFYQRLTPDDVGELVREHLGQNKPVERLMFHDEITGEIYRTVSSLPFIAEQTLVALRNCGVINPERIEDYIWRDGYRGLYRALTELEPRDIINEVKESGLRGRGGGGFPTGLKWEFCASAKGDTKYVLCNADEGDPGAFMDRSLLESDPHAVLEGMIIAARAIGAHHGYVYCRAEYPLALQRLQTAIDQATEAGLIGPDVFGTGFGFDLEIYKGAGAFVCGEETALMLSIQGERGTPRPRPPFPAVSGLWAKPTVLNNVETYGNIPQIISHGGAEYAKIGTESAKGTKVFALSGKIHNFGLVEVPMGTPLDKIIQKIGGGVPDGKRIKAVQLGGPSGGCIPAHMLNIPVDYDEIVKAGAIMGSGGMVVMDENTCMVDVARFFMDFCQDESCGKCTPCRIGTRRMLEILERICHGEGREGDIELLESLATTIKDAALCGLGQTAPNPVLSTIRYFRHEYEEHIRDKKCRAGVCSGMFKSPCQHACPIDTDVPAYLALIRADRVDDAYRVLSETNPFPSICGRVCGQPCTLHCRRAQLDEPLAIRHLKRYAADNAKHDPVKELPTTRSEEIAIIGAGPAGLTAALELRRRGYAVTVFEELPEPGGMMRYAIPEYRLPRDVIKKEIDDILATGVELRTKTRIGRDILMNDLKKDYRAIYIATGAHQSWTMGIPGEDKPGVFGAVELLRQFNLNQAPKIGRNVAVIGGGNSAIDAARTALREGAETVTIFYRRERNDMPALAEEVEAAIAEGVKMEFLSAPVSLQSDNGHVSAMTLQRMELGSFDSGGRRRPVPIDGSDYTVSVDTVISAVGQAADFACLEKCDSVKAEKGKVKVDRQSRTSDECVWAGGDVALGPATVVEAIQAGRVAAQEIDAAIRKANGEPAYVKPARPKIDIPYEVEEETVSRPREAIPELAAVDRIGSYAEVEHCYDRETAIREASRCLRCDGDRGKAE; encoded by the coding sequence ATGAGTACGACACCAATGCCCTCGCGGGTCACTCCGTCAATCCGCAATCTGGCCGATCTCGATGCGATCAAGCAGCGGGTTGACGATGCCAGAAAGAAATGCGAGTTCCACGTAGCGGTTTGTGCCGGTACGGCTTGTCGCGCCGCCGGGGCGGAGACACTTAAAAGTCTTTTCGAGGACGAAATTAAACGCCAGGGACTTAAAGCCAACATCGTGGTAGACGACTGTGGCTGTATGGGTTTCTGTGCCGTTGGTCCGGTGGCCATCATTAACCCGGGTGAGATTTTCTACCAGCGGTTGACTCCCGACGATGTCGGAGAGTTGGTGCGCGAACATCTCGGCCAAAATAAGCCGGTGGAACGGCTTATGTTCCACGACGAGATCACCGGAGAAATCTACCGGACGGTATCGTCGTTGCCGTTCATCGCGGAACAGACGTTGGTGGCGCTTCGGAATTGCGGTGTTATCAATCCCGAACGCATTGAAGACTACATCTGGCGCGATGGTTATCGTGGTTTGTATCGGGCTTTGACCGAACTGGAACCGCGGGATATTATCAACGAAGTCAAAGAATCAGGCCTTCGCGGCCGTGGGGGCGGCGGTTTCCCAACTGGTTTGAAATGGGAATTCTGCGCCTCTGCCAAAGGAGATACCAAGTACGTCCTGTGTAACGCCGACGAGGGTGACCCGGGCGCTTTCATGGATCGCAGTCTTCTGGAATCCGATCCGCATGCCGTACTTGAAGGTATGATCATAGCCGCCCGCGCCATCGGCGCTCATCACGGCTATGTCTATTGCCGGGCCGAATACCCGCTCGCCCTGCAGCGCTTGCAGACAGCGATCGACCAGGCAACCGAAGCCGGGCTCATCGGCCCCGATGTTTTCGGGACCGGATTCGGTTTCGATCTGGAAATATACAAAGGCGCCGGGGCCTTTGTATGTGGTGAGGAAACGGCTCTTATGCTGTCAATCCAGGGCGAACGTGGCACGCCACGGCCGCGTCCGCCCTTCCCGGCCGTGTCCGGTCTTTGGGCCAAGCCGACGGTGCTCAACAACGTTGAGACCTATGGCAACATCCCGCAGATCATATCTCACGGTGGGGCGGAATACGCAAAAATAGGGACTGAGTCGGCCAAGGGGACGAAAGTATTCGCCCTTTCAGGCAAGATTCACAATTTTGGTCTGGTCGAAGTCCCGATGGGGACACCGCTGGATAAGATCATTCAGAAGATCGGCGGCGGTGTTCCGGACGGCAAGCGTATCAAAGCGGTGCAGTTGGGCGGACCCTCCGGCGGCTGCATCCCGGCTCACATGCTTAACATTCCGGTCGATTACGATGAAATTGTAAAGGCCGGTGCTATTATGGGCTCGGGCGGAATGGTCGTGATGGACGAGAACACCTGTATGGTGGACGTCGCTCGTTTCTTCATGGATTTCTGCCAGGATGAGTCCTGTGGTAAATGCACTCCGTGCCGTATCGGAACTCGTCGCATGCTCGAAATCCTCGAGCGGATCTGCCACGGTGAAGGTCGCGAAGGGGATATCGAGCTGCTCGAATCTCTCGCTACAACCATCAAAGACGCGGCTCTGTGCGGTCTCGGTCAGACGGCTCCGAATCCAGTGCTCAGCACCATTCGTTATTTCCGTCATGAATACGAAGAGCACATTCGGGACAAGAAGTGCCGGGCCGGTGTTTGCAGTGGGATGTTCAAGAGTCCCTGCCAGCACGCCTGTCCGATCGATACCGACGTTCCGGCTTACCTGGCGTTGATCAGGGCCGACCGTGTCGATGACGCCTATCGAGTCCTGAGTGAAACCAACCCGTTCCCGTCGATCTGTGGGCGCGTTTGTGGACAGCCGTGCACGCTTCATTGCCGTCGTGCTCAACTCGACGAACCGTTGGCCATAAGGCATCTGAAACGTTATGCTGCCGACAACGCCAAACATGATCCTGTGAAGGAACTGCCGACGACGCGTTCGGAAGAGATCGCGATTATCGGCGCCGGGCCGGCGGGACTTACCGCCGCTCTTGAACTGCGTCGTCGCGGCTATGCCGTCACCGTGTTCGAGGAACTGCCCGAACCGGGCGGCATGATGCGCTATGCTATCCCCGAATACCGTTTGCCCAGGGATGTTATCAAGAAAGAAATCGATGATATCCTGGCGACCGGGGTTGAGCTTCGCACCAAAACCCGTATCGGTCGGGACATCCTGATGAACGATCTTAAAAAGGATTACCGAGCGATATATATCGCCACCGGCGCGCACCAGAGTTGGACCATGGGTATTCCGGGTGAAGACAAGCCCGGAGTATTCGGTGCGGTTGAATTACTGCGTCAGTTCAATCTCAACCAGGCGCCGAAGATCGGCCGCAACGTTGCGGTGATCGGCGGCGGCAACAGCGCTATTGACGCGGCCCGCACCGCGCTGCGTGAAGGGGCCGAGACGGTTACTATTTTCTATCGTCGTGAACGCAACGATATGCCCGCCCTGGCCGAGGAAGTCGAAGCGGCTATCGCCGAAGGAGTCAAGATGGAATTCCTGTCGGCGCCGGTTTCATTGCAATCGGATAATGGCCATGTTTCGGCCATGACCCTGCAGCGTATGGAACTGGGCTCGTTTGACTCCGGCGGACGCCGCCGACCGGTGCCGATCGATGGCTCCGATTATACGGTGTCGGTCGATACGGTCATCTCCGCGGTTGGTCAGGCGGCTGATTTCGCCTGCCTTGAGAAGTGCGATTCGGTCAAGGCCGAAAAAGGCAAGGTCAAGGTCGATCGCCAGAGTCGTACCTCTGACGAGTGTGTCTGGGCCGGCGGCGATGTCGCTCTGGGTCCGGCTACTGTAGTCGAGGCGATTCAAGCCGGGCGTGTGGCAGCTCAGGAAATCGATGCTGCTATCCGCAAGGCTAACGGTGAACCGGCTTACGTGAAACCGGCCAGACCTAAAATTGATATTCCTTATGAAGTCGAGGAAGAGACCGTGTCCCGGCCTCGAGAAGCAATCCCGGAACTGGCTGCGGTTGATCGCATAGGCAGCTATGCCGAGGTCGAGCATTGCTATGACCGCGAGACGGCCATAAGGGAAGCCAGTCGTTGTCTTCGTTGCGACGGTGATCGCGGGAAAGCGGAGTAG
- a CDS encoding NAD(P)H-dependent oxidoreductase subunit E: MPGSSTLDRVSSTGQAQSIDWSAVDREIARFSGRPGSLIPTLEAVQNIVGYLPAEVQRRVARGLGLPLSKVYGVVTFYSFFTMEPRGKYQILVCQGTACHVRGGAQIMSELQKKLKIGLNQCTDDRLFSLHSVRCLGACGLAPVVMIGKDIHQQVKVARLDSILKSYGWQR, from the coding sequence ATGCCGGGGTCAAGCACCCTCGACCGTGTCTCTTCGACCGGTCAAGCACAGTCAATAGACTGGTCTGCCGTAGACAGGGAGATCGCTCGCTTCAGTGGTCGGCCCGGATCGTTAATTCCAACGCTTGAGGCAGTCCAGAATATCGTCGGCTATCTGCCGGCCGAGGTCCAGCGGCGCGTTGCCCGCGGCCTTGGCTTGCCGCTCAGCAAAGTATATGGCGTCGTGACGTTCTACTCGTTTTTCACGATGGAGCCACGCGGCAAGTATCAGATTCTCGTTTGTCAGGGAACCGCCTGCCATGTGCGAGGCGGAGCTCAGATCATGTCCGAACTACAGAAAAAACTGAAGATCGGGCTCAACCAATGTACGGATGACCGCTTGTTTTCGTTACACTCGGTTCGTTGCCTGGGCGCCTGCGGATTGGCGCCGGTGGTGATGATCGGTAAAGACATTCACCAGCAGGTGAAGGTGGCTCGTCTGGACTCAATCCTTAAATCATACGGGTGGCAGCGATGA
- a CDS encoding ATP-binding protein — protein sequence MRFFRKAKLWTRLLGAIIALAIINILVAVALLWYSNQTEALFTGVMDEAMTGLVLAEELTTALASQKGYASYYFIDHDPAWIVQINQQADQFERYLQDAMAVDTTGHSRTILMQIGQEFRQYRQSKDLVIERYQAKEYDAGRELHKGVHTHFQQLLDLCNEYVDTKRKQMNLDVGKFQNQVGGLRTTVVAVVTIGIILAGGLVLLLQREVLQPIRQISSEASHGKETVEGQDEIAALGAHVRGLVEHIDHSQAEIERSRSQLMKSEKLAVIGRLAAEVAHTIRGPMTSIGLRLYSLEQAGRFNEEQSEDLQAISDDLSYLDNIIRNFLEFSRAPKLKRSVQSITVILSQCLQLLEHTLEKYKVEVVRKHSTFPLQCKVDSELLKEVFVNLIVNACEAMTDGGTLHISEHFVEDSDVGEAVAIELRDTGPGIDEGVINHLFEPFVTTKDDGTGLGLSISSRIVKEHGGQLKVTSQKGVGATFTVLIPTVRV from the coding sequence TTGAGATTTTTCCGTAAAGCAAAACTCTGGACACGCCTGCTGGGTGCGATTATTGCCCTGGCCATAATTAACATACTCGTAGCAGTAGCATTGCTCTGGTACAGCAATCAGACTGAAGCTCTTTTCACCGGGGTTATGGACGAAGCCATGACCGGCCTGGTCCTGGCCGAAGAACTCACCACCGCTCTGGCCAGTCAAAAGGGATACGCATCGTACTATTTCATCGATCATGACCCGGCCTGGATTGTTCAGATCAATCAGCAGGCAGACCAATTCGAACGGTATTTGCAGGATGCGATGGCGGTTGACACCACCGGGCATTCACGAACCATTCTCATGCAGATCGGTCAGGAGTTCCGGCAATACCGCCAGAGCAAAGACCTTGTAATCGAACGTTATCAGGCTAAGGAATATGACGCCGGGCGCGAATTGCACAAAGGCGTACACACCCATTTCCAGCAATTACTGGATCTTTGTAACGAGTATGTTGATACCAAACGCAAACAAATGAATCTGGATGTAGGGAAATTCCAGAACCAGGTAGGGGGACTTCGCACTACCGTAGTCGCAGTGGTTACGATCGGTATTATTCTTGCCGGGGGATTGGTATTGCTGCTTCAGCGCGAGGTACTTCAACCCATTCGCCAGATCAGTTCGGAAGCCAGTCACGGTAAGGAAACCGTCGAGGGTCAGGATGAGATTGCCGCCCTGGGAGCCCATGTTCGCGGACTAGTGGAACACATCGATCATAGCCAGGCGGAAATTGAGCGAAGCCGCTCACAACTGATGAAATCAGAGAAGCTGGCAGTGATCGGCCGTCTGGCGGCGGAGGTAGCTCATACCATTCGAGGACCGATGACCTCGATTGGTCTGCGGCTTTATTCTCTCGAACAAGCGGGGAGGTTCAACGAGGAACAATCCGAGGACCTGCAAGCGATCAGCGACGACCTCAGTTATCTCGACAATATAATCAGGAATTTCCTCGAATTCTCAAGGGCGCCGAAATTGAAAAGATCGGTGCAATCGATAACGGTAATCCTCAGCCAGTGCCTCCAGTTACTGGAACATACGCTTGAGAAGTACAAAGTTGAAGTTGTGCGAAAACACTCCACCTTTCCTCTTCAATGCAAGGTAGACAGTGAATTGCTCAAAGAGGTTTTCGTTAACCTCATCGTCAATGCTTGCGAGGCCATGACCGATGGGGGTACATTGCATATAAGTGAGCACTTCGTTGAAGACAGCGACGTAGGTGAAGCGGTTGCAATAGAGCTACGCGATACCGGACCCGGCATCGACGAAGGAGTGATCAACCACCTCTTCGAACCGTTCGTTACGACTAAAGACGACGGTACCGGGTTGGGCTTGTCGATTTCATCGAGAATCGTAAAAGAGCACGGCGGCCAGCTAAAAGTAACATCACAGAAGGGCGTTGGCGCCACTTTCACGGTGCTGATACCGACTGTACGAGTATAG
- a CDS encoding sigma-54 dependent transcriptional regulator has protein sequence MGLILIVDDDTRLRTSFERLLISAGHKIVTASSGEDGLVAVEKYRPELVVMDVRLPGMNGLEALAALHERDSRLPVIIMTAFSTTDTAIEATKRGAFDYVLKPFKPEEMLDLIDTALEASDRMRSQVQINGGAITDIGEALIGRSEAMQEVFKSIGRAAATDATVLIRGASGTGKELVARAIYQHSPRKERPFTVINCVAIPETLLESELFGYESGAFTGATHRKIGKIEQAEGGTVLLDEVGDMSPLIQAKILRLLQEKSLERLGGNEIIPVDVRILAATNRNLEKALAEGLFREDLYYRMRVVTIDLPTLAERGDDIDILADYFLNRFANELSCDNPGLSDEARAALRSHDWPGNVRELSNTLQKALIFSRGFAIQVKDLALEEYRNESETSHRDWESLMRQMVREKIRSESDRDVLTQVRDQVTRIAILEALEITDNNRSQAARLLGITRPTLHAKMEQLGITKGSESRGKEEA, from the coding sequence TTGGGTTTGATTCTGATAGTGGACGACGACACCCGGTTGCGCACCAGTTTCGAACGGCTGTTGATTAGCGCCGGTCACAAAATCGTTACGGCTTCCAGTGGTGAAGACGGCCTGGTAGCGGTTGAAAAATATCGACCGGAATTGGTGGTTATGGATGTACGGTTACCGGGCATGAACGGCCTGGAAGCACTGGCCGCTTTGCATGAACGCGATTCGCGCCTGCCGGTAATCATCATGACCGCCTTTTCGACCACCGATACGGCTATTGAAGCGACCAAGCGCGGGGCATTCGATTACGTCCTCAAACCGTTCAAGCCCGAGGAAATGCTGGACCTGATCGACACCGCTCTCGAAGCGAGTGATCGCATGCGCTCACAAGTCCAGATTAACGGCGGAGCAATAACCGATATCGGGGAAGCTCTGATCGGCCGCAGTGAAGCGATGCAGGAAGTATTCAAGTCGATTGGACGCGCCGCCGCTACCGATGCCACCGTGCTTATCCGAGGGGCTTCCGGCACCGGCAAGGAGCTGGTCGCACGGGCTATCTATCAGCACAGTCCGCGTAAAGAACGCCCGTTTACCGTGATAAACTGCGTCGCTATTCCGGAGACACTTCTCGAAAGCGAACTGTTCGGTTATGAATCGGGAGCTTTTACCGGCGCCACGCATCGTAAAATCGGTAAAATCGAACAGGCCGAGGGGGGCACGGTACTGCTCGATGAAGTCGGTGATATGTCGCCGCTGATCCAGGCAAAAATCCTCCGTCTGCTACAGGAAAAGAGCCTCGAACGCCTCGGCGGGAATGAGATTATTCCGGTCGATGTCCGCATTCTTGCAGCCACTAATCGCAATCTGGAAAAGGCTCTGGCCGAGGGATTATTCCGCGAAGACCTTTACTACCGCATGCGCGTGGTTACGATCGACCTGCCAACGCTCGCCGAACGCGGAGACGATATCGACATACTGGCCGATTATTTTCTCAATCGTTTCGCAAACGAATTGTCGTGCGACAATCCCGGTCTCTCCGACGAAGCTCGCGCAGCCTTGCGCTCTCACGACTGGCCCGGAAACGTACGCGAACTGTCTAACACGTTGCAGAAAGCACTCATTTTTTCGCGAGGATTCGCTATTCAGGTCAAAGACCTGGCTCTGGAAGAATACCGAAACGAGTCGGAGACCTCGCATCGCGACTGGGAATCGCTGATGCGTCAAATGGTACGGGAGAAAATCAGATCGGAATCAGATCGTGACGTGCTGACCCAGGTAAGAGATCAGGTAACGAGGATAGCGATTCTCGAGGCTCTCGAAATAACCGACAACAACCGCTCTCAGGCCGCTCGACTTCTGGGCATTACACGACCGACCCTGCACGCGAAAATGGAGCAATTGGGCATCACCAAAGGTTCGGAGTCTCGCGGCAAAGAAGAAGCGTGA